Proteins from a genomic interval of Balaenoptera musculus isolate JJ_BM4_2016_0621 chromosome 16, mBalMus1.pri.v3, whole genome shotgun sequence:
- the CAMK2G gene encoding calcium/calmodulin-dependent protein kinase type II subunit gamma isoform X17, with translation MTVFLKKGFTTRVDLVTGGELFEDIVAREYYSEADASHCIHQILESVNHIHQHDIVHRDLKPENLLLASKCKGAAVKLADFGLAIEVQGEQQAWFGFAGTPGYLSPEVLRKDPYGKPVDIWACGVILYILLVGYPPFWDEDQHKLYQQIKAGAYDFPSPEWDTVTPEAKNLINQMLTINPAKRITADQALKHPWVCQRSTVASMMHRQETVECLRKFNARRKLKGAILTTMLVSRNFSAAKSLLNKKSDGGVKEPQTTVVHNATDGIKGSTESCNTTTEDEDLKVRKQEIIKITEQLIEAINNGDFEAYTKICDPGLTSFEPEALGNLVEGMDFHKFYFENLLSKNSKPIHTTILNPHVHVIGEDAACIAYIRLTQYIDGQGRPRTSQSEETRVWHRRDGKWLNVHYHCSGAPAAPLQ, from the exons ATGACAGTATTTCTGAAGAAGGGTTTCACTACTCGTGTTGACCT TGTTACCGGTGGGGAGCTGTTTGAAGACATTGTGGCCAGAGAATACTACAGTGAAGCTGATGCCAG CCACTGTATACATCAGATTCTGGAGAGTGTTAACCACATCCACCAGCATGACATTGTCCACCGGGACCTGAAG CCTGAGAACCTCCTGCTGGCGAGTAAATGCAAGGGTGCCGCAGTCAAGCTGGCTGATTTTGGCCTAGCCATCGAAGTACAGGGAGAGCAACAGGCTTGGTTTG GTTTTGCTGGCACCCCAGGTTACTTGTCCCCTGAGGTCTTGAGGAAAGATCCCTATGGAAAACCTGTGGATATCTGGGCCTGCG GGGTCATCCTGTATATCCTCCTGGTGGGCTACCCTCCCTTCTGGGATGAGGATCAGCACAAGCTGTATCAGCAGATCAAGGCTGGAGCCTATGAT TTCCCATCACCAGAGTGGGACACGGTGACTCCTGAAGCCAAGAACTTGATCAACCAGATGCTGACCATTAACCCTGCAAAGCGTATCACAGCTGACCAGGCTCTCAAGCATCCATGGGTCTGT CAACGGTCCACAGTGGCATCTATGATGCATCGTCAAGAGACCGTGGAGTGCCTACGCAAGTTCAATGCCCGGAGAAAACTGAAG GGTGCCATCCTCACGACCATGCTTGTCTCCAGGAACTTTTCAG CTGCCAAAAGCCTATTGAACAAGAAGTCGGACGGCGGTGTCAAG GAGCCACAAACCACAGTGGTCCACAACGCTACAGATGGGATCAAG GGCTCCACAGAGAGCTGCAACACCACCACAGAAGATGAGGACCTCAAAG TGCGAAAACAGGAGATCATTAAGATCACAGAACAACTAATTGAGGCCATCAACAATGGGGACTTTGAGGCCTACAC gAAGATTTGTGATCCAGGCCTCACTTCCTTTGAGCCTGAGGCCCTCGGTAACCTCGTGGAAGGGATGGATTTCCATAAGTTTTACTTTGAGAATC TCCTGTCCAAGAACAGCAAGCCCATCCACACCACCATCCTGAACCCACACGTCCACGTGATCGGAGAGGACGCGGCTTGCATCGCCTACATCCGCCTTACCCAGTACATCGATGGGCAGGGCCGGCCTCGCACCAGCCAGTCAGAGGAGACCCGGGTCTGGCACCGCCGGGACGGCAAGTGGCTCAATGTCCACTATCACTGTTCAGGGGCCCCTGCCGCACCGCTGCAGTGA
- the CAMK2G gene encoding calcium/calmodulin-dependent protein kinase type II subunit gamma isoform X1, translated as MTVFLKKGFTTRVDLVTGGELFEDIVAREYYSEADASHCIHQILESVNHIHQHDIVHRDLKPENLLLASKCKGAAVKLADFGLAIEVQGEQQAWFGFAGTPGYLSPEVLRKDPYGKPVDIWACGVILYILLVGYPPFWDEDQHKLYQQIKAGAYDFPSPEWDTVTPEAKNLINQMLTINPAKRITADQALKHPWVCQRSTVASMMHRQETVECLRKFNARRKLKGAILTTMLVSRNFSVGRQSSAPASPAASAAGLAGQAAKSLLNKKSDGGVKKRKSSSSVHLMPQSNNKNSLVSPAQEPAPLQTAMEPQTTVVHNATDGIKGSTESCNTTTEDEDLKAAPLRTGNGSSVPEGRSSRDRTAPSAGMQPQPSLCSSAMRKQEIIKITEQLIEAINNGDFEAYTKICDPGLTSFEPEALGNLVEGMDFHKFYFENLLSKNSKPIHTTILNPHVHVIGEDAACIAYIRLTQYIDGQGRPRTSQSEETRVWHRRDGKWLNVHYHCSGAPAAPLQ; from the exons ATGACAGTATTTCTGAAGAAGGGTTTCACTACTCGTGTTGACCT TGTTACCGGTGGGGAGCTGTTTGAAGACATTGTGGCCAGAGAATACTACAGTGAAGCTGATGCCAG CCACTGTATACATCAGATTCTGGAGAGTGTTAACCACATCCACCAGCATGACATTGTCCACCGGGACCTGAAG CCTGAGAACCTCCTGCTGGCGAGTAAATGCAAGGGTGCCGCAGTCAAGCTGGCTGATTTTGGCCTAGCCATCGAAGTACAGGGAGAGCAACAGGCTTGGTTTG GTTTTGCTGGCACCCCAGGTTACTTGTCCCCTGAGGTCTTGAGGAAAGATCCCTATGGAAAACCTGTGGATATCTGGGCCTGCG GGGTCATCCTGTATATCCTCCTGGTGGGCTACCCTCCCTTCTGGGATGAGGATCAGCACAAGCTGTATCAGCAGATCAAGGCTGGAGCCTATGAT TTCCCATCACCAGAGTGGGACACGGTGACTCCTGAAGCCAAGAACTTGATCAACCAGATGCTGACCATTAACCCTGCAAAGCGTATCACAGCTGACCAGGCTCTCAAGCATCCATGGGTCTGT CAACGGTCCACAGTGGCATCTATGATGCATCGTCAAGAGACCGTGGAGTGCCTACGCAAGTTCAATGCCCGGAGAAAACTGAAG GGTGCCATCCTCACGACCATGCTTGTCTCCAGGAACTTTTCAG TTGGCAGGCAGAGCTCCGCCCCCGCCTCGCCTGCCGCGAGCGCCGCCGGCCTGGCCGGGCAAG CTGCCAAAAGCCTATTGAACAAGAAGTCGGACGGCGGTGTCAAG AAAAGGAAGTCGAGTTCCAGCGTGCACCTAATG CCAcagagcaacaacaaaaacagtctCGTAAGCCCAGCCCAAGAGCCCGCGCCCTTGCAGACGGCCATG GAGCCACAAACCACAGTGGTCCACAACGCTACAGATGGGATCAAG GGCTCCACAGAGAGCTGCAACACCACCACAGAAGATGAGGACCTCAAAG CTGCCCCGCTCCGCACTGGGAATGGCAGCTCGGTGCCTGAAGGACGGAGCTCCCGGGACAGAACAGCCCCCTCTGCAGGCATGCAGCCCCagccttctctctgctcctcagcCA TGCGAAAACAGGAGATCATTAAGATCACAGAACAACTAATTGAGGCCATCAACAATGGGGACTTTGAGGCCTACAC gAAGATTTGTGATCCAGGCCTCACTTCCTTTGAGCCTGAGGCCCTCGGTAACCTCGTGGAAGGGATGGATTTCCATAAGTTTTACTTTGAGAATC TCCTGTCCAAGAACAGCAAGCCCATCCACACCACCATCCTGAACCCACACGTCCACGTGATCGGAGAGGACGCGGCTTGCATCGCCTACATCCGCCTTACCCAGTACATCGATGGGCAGGGCCGGCCTCGCACCAGCCAGTCAGAGGAGACCCGGGTCTGGCACCGCCGGGACGGCAAGTGGCTCAATGTCCACTATCACTGTTCAGGGGCCCCTGCCGCACCGCTGCAGTGA
- the CAMK2G gene encoding calcium/calmodulin-dependent protein kinase type II subunit gamma isoform X7, with translation MTVFLKKGFTTRVDLVTGGELFEDIVAREYYSEADASHCIHQILESVNHIHQHDIVHRDLKPENLLLASKCKGAAVKLADFGLAIEVQGEQQAWFGFAGTPGYLSPEVLRKDPYGKPVDIWACGVILYILLVGYPPFWDEDQHKLYQQIKAGAYDFPSPEWDTVTPEAKNLINQMLTINPAKRITADQALKHPWVCQRSTVASMMHRQETVECLRKFNARRKLKGAILTTMLVSRNFSVGRQSSAPASPAASAAGLAGQAAKSLLNKKSDGGVKKRKSSSSVHLMPQSNNKNSLVSPAQEPAPLQTAMEPQTTVVHNATDGIKGSTESCNTTTEDEDLKVRKQEIIKITEQLIEAINNGDFEAYTKICDPGLTSFEPEALGNLVEGMDFHKFYFENLLSKNSKPIHTTILNPHVHVIGEDAACIAYIRLTQYIDGQGRPRTSQSEETRVWHRRDGKWLNVHYHCSGAPAAPLQ, from the exons ATGACAGTATTTCTGAAGAAGGGTTTCACTACTCGTGTTGACCT TGTTACCGGTGGGGAGCTGTTTGAAGACATTGTGGCCAGAGAATACTACAGTGAAGCTGATGCCAG CCACTGTATACATCAGATTCTGGAGAGTGTTAACCACATCCACCAGCATGACATTGTCCACCGGGACCTGAAG CCTGAGAACCTCCTGCTGGCGAGTAAATGCAAGGGTGCCGCAGTCAAGCTGGCTGATTTTGGCCTAGCCATCGAAGTACAGGGAGAGCAACAGGCTTGGTTTG GTTTTGCTGGCACCCCAGGTTACTTGTCCCCTGAGGTCTTGAGGAAAGATCCCTATGGAAAACCTGTGGATATCTGGGCCTGCG GGGTCATCCTGTATATCCTCCTGGTGGGCTACCCTCCCTTCTGGGATGAGGATCAGCACAAGCTGTATCAGCAGATCAAGGCTGGAGCCTATGAT TTCCCATCACCAGAGTGGGACACGGTGACTCCTGAAGCCAAGAACTTGATCAACCAGATGCTGACCATTAACCCTGCAAAGCGTATCACAGCTGACCAGGCTCTCAAGCATCCATGGGTCTGT CAACGGTCCACAGTGGCATCTATGATGCATCGTCAAGAGACCGTGGAGTGCCTACGCAAGTTCAATGCCCGGAGAAAACTGAAG GGTGCCATCCTCACGACCATGCTTGTCTCCAGGAACTTTTCAG TTGGCAGGCAGAGCTCCGCCCCCGCCTCGCCTGCCGCGAGCGCCGCCGGCCTGGCCGGGCAAG CTGCCAAAAGCCTATTGAACAAGAAGTCGGACGGCGGTGTCAAG AAAAGGAAGTCGAGTTCCAGCGTGCACCTAATG CCAcagagcaacaacaaaaacagtctCGTAAGCCCAGCCCAAGAGCCCGCGCCCTTGCAGACGGCCATG GAGCCACAAACCACAGTGGTCCACAACGCTACAGATGGGATCAAG GGCTCCACAGAGAGCTGCAACACCACCACAGAAGATGAGGACCTCAAAG TGCGAAAACAGGAGATCATTAAGATCACAGAACAACTAATTGAGGCCATCAACAATGGGGACTTTGAGGCCTACAC gAAGATTTGTGATCCAGGCCTCACTTCCTTTGAGCCTGAGGCCCTCGGTAACCTCGTGGAAGGGATGGATTTCCATAAGTTTTACTTTGAGAATC TCCTGTCCAAGAACAGCAAGCCCATCCACACCACCATCCTGAACCCACACGTCCACGTGATCGGAGAGGACGCGGCTTGCATCGCCTACATCCGCCTTACCCAGTACATCGATGGGCAGGGCCGGCCTCGCACCAGCCAGTCAGAGGAGACCCGGGTCTGGCACCGCCGGGACGGCAAGTGGCTCAATGTCCACTATCACTGTTCAGGGGCCCCTGCCGCACCGCTGCAGTGA
- the CAMK2G gene encoding calcium/calmodulin-dependent protein kinase type II subunit gamma isoform X4, protein MTVFLKKGFTTRVDLVTGGELFEDIVAREYYSEADASHCIHQILESVNHIHQHDIVHRDLKPENLLLASKCKGAAVKLADFGLAIEVQGEQQAWFGFAGTPGYLSPEVLRKDPYGKPVDIWACGVILYILLVGYPPFWDEDQHKLYQQIKAGAYDFPSPEWDTVTPEAKNLINQMLTINPAKRITADQALKHPWVCQRSTVASMMHRQETVECLRKFNARRKLKGAILTTMLVSRNFSVGRQSSAPASPAASAAGLAGQAAKSLLNKKSDGGVKKRKSSSSVHLMEPQTTVVHNATDGIKGSTESCNTTTEDEDLKAAPLRTGNGSSVPEGRSSRDRTAPSAGMQPQPSLCSSAMRKQEIIKITEQLIEAINNGDFEAYTKICDPGLTSFEPEALGNLVEGMDFHKFYFENLLSKNSKPIHTTILNPHVHVIGEDAACIAYIRLTQYIDGQGRPRTSQSEETRVWHRRDGKWLNVHYHCSGAPAAPLQ, encoded by the exons ATGACAGTATTTCTGAAGAAGGGTTTCACTACTCGTGTTGACCT TGTTACCGGTGGGGAGCTGTTTGAAGACATTGTGGCCAGAGAATACTACAGTGAAGCTGATGCCAG CCACTGTATACATCAGATTCTGGAGAGTGTTAACCACATCCACCAGCATGACATTGTCCACCGGGACCTGAAG CCTGAGAACCTCCTGCTGGCGAGTAAATGCAAGGGTGCCGCAGTCAAGCTGGCTGATTTTGGCCTAGCCATCGAAGTACAGGGAGAGCAACAGGCTTGGTTTG GTTTTGCTGGCACCCCAGGTTACTTGTCCCCTGAGGTCTTGAGGAAAGATCCCTATGGAAAACCTGTGGATATCTGGGCCTGCG GGGTCATCCTGTATATCCTCCTGGTGGGCTACCCTCCCTTCTGGGATGAGGATCAGCACAAGCTGTATCAGCAGATCAAGGCTGGAGCCTATGAT TTCCCATCACCAGAGTGGGACACGGTGACTCCTGAAGCCAAGAACTTGATCAACCAGATGCTGACCATTAACCCTGCAAAGCGTATCACAGCTGACCAGGCTCTCAAGCATCCATGGGTCTGT CAACGGTCCACAGTGGCATCTATGATGCATCGTCAAGAGACCGTGGAGTGCCTACGCAAGTTCAATGCCCGGAGAAAACTGAAG GGTGCCATCCTCACGACCATGCTTGTCTCCAGGAACTTTTCAG TTGGCAGGCAGAGCTCCGCCCCCGCCTCGCCTGCCGCGAGCGCCGCCGGCCTGGCCGGGCAAG CTGCCAAAAGCCTATTGAACAAGAAGTCGGACGGCGGTGTCAAG AAAAGGAAGTCGAGTTCCAGCGTGCACCTAATG GAGCCACAAACCACAGTGGTCCACAACGCTACAGATGGGATCAAG GGCTCCACAGAGAGCTGCAACACCACCACAGAAGATGAGGACCTCAAAG CTGCCCCGCTCCGCACTGGGAATGGCAGCTCGGTGCCTGAAGGACGGAGCTCCCGGGACAGAACAGCCCCCTCTGCAGGCATGCAGCCCCagccttctctctgctcctcagcCA TGCGAAAACAGGAGATCATTAAGATCACAGAACAACTAATTGAGGCCATCAACAATGGGGACTTTGAGGCCTACAC gAAGATTTGTGATCCAGGCCTCACTTCCTTTGAGCCTGAGGCCCTCGGTAACCTCGTGGAAGGGATGGATTTCCATAAGTTTTACTTTGAGAATC TCCTGTCCAAGAACAGCAAGCCCATCCACACCACCATCCTGAACCCACACGTCCACGTGATCGGAGAGGACGCGGCTTGCATCGCCTACATCCGCCTTACCCAGTACATCGATGGGCAGGGCCGGCCTCGCACCAGCCAGTCAGAGGAGACCCGGGTCTGGCACCGCCGGGACGGCAAGTGGCTCAATGTCCACTATCACTGTTCAGGGGCCCCTGCCGCACCGCTGCAGTGA
- the CAMK2G gene encoding calcium/calmodulin-dependent protein kinase type II subunit gamma isoform X13: MTVFLKKGFTTRVDLVTGGELFEDIVAREYYSEADASHCIHQILESVNHIHQHDIVHRDLKPENLLLASKCKGAAVKLADFGLAIEVQGEQQAWFGFAGTPGYLSPEVLRKDPYGKPVDIWACGVILYILLVGYPPFWDEDQHKLYQQIKAGAYDFPSPEWDTVTPEAKNLINQMLTINPAKRITADQALKHPWVCQRSTVASMMHRQETVECLRKFNARRKLKGAILTTMLVSRNFSVGRQSSAPASPAASAAGLAGQAAKSLLNKKSDGGVKKRKSSSSVHLMEPQTTVVHNATDGIKGSTESCNTTTEDEDLKVRKQEIIKITEQLIEAINNGDFEAYTKICDPGLTSFEPEALGNLVEGMDFHKFYFENLLSKNSKPIHTTILNPHVHVIGEDAACIAYIRLTQYIDGQGRPRTSQSEETRVWHRRDGKWLNVHYHCSGAPAAPLQ, from the exons ATGACAGTATTTCTGAAGAAGGGTTTCACTACTCGTGTTGACCT TGTTACCGGTGGGGAGCTGTTTGAAGACATTGTGGCCAGAGAATACTACAGTGAAGCTGATGCCAG CCACTGTATACATCAGATTCTGGAGAGTGTTAACCACATCCACCAGCATGACATTGTCCACCGGGACCTGAAG CCTGAGAACCTCCTGCTGGCGAGTAAATGCAAGGGTGCCGCAGTCAAGCTGGCTGATTTTGGCCTAGCCATCGAAGTACAGGGAGAGCAACAGGCTTGGTTTG GTTTTGCTGGCACCCCAGGTTACTTGTCCCCTGAGGTCTTGAGGAAAGATCCCTATGGAAAACCTGTGGATATCTGGGCCTGCG GGGTCATCCTGTATATCCTCCTGGTGGGCTACCCTCCCTTCTGGGATGAGGATCAGCACAAGCTGTATCAGCAGATCAAGGCTGGAGCCTATGAT TTCCCATCACCAGAGTGGGACACGGTGACTCCTGAAGCCAAGAACTTGATCAACCAGATGCTGACCATTAACCCTGCAAAGCGTATCACAGCTGACCAGGCTCTCAAGCATCCATGGGTCTGT CAACGGTCCACAGTGGCATCTATGATGCATCGTCAAGAGACCGTGGAGTGCCTACGCAAGTTCAATGCCCGGAGAAAACTGAAG GGTGCCATCCTCACGACCATGCTTGTCTCCAGGAACTTTTCAG TTGGCAGGCAGAGCTCCGCCCCCGCCTCGCCTGCCGCGAGCGCCGCCGGCCTGGCCGGGCAAG CTGCCAAAAGCCTATTGAACAAGAAGTCGGACGGCGGTGTCAAG AAAAGGAAGTCGAGTTCCAGCGTGCACCTAATG GAGCCACAAACCACAGTGGTCCACAACGCTACAGATGGGATCAAG GGCTCCACAGAGAGCTGCAACACCACCACAGAAGATGAGGACCTCAAAG TGCGAAAACAGGAGATCATTAAGATCACAGAACAACTAATTGAGGCCATCAACAATGGGGACTTTGAGGCCTACAC gAAGATTTGTGATCCAGGCCTCACTTCCTTTGAGCCTGAGGCCCTCGGTAACCTCGTGGAAGGGATGGATTTCCATAAGTTTTACTTTGAGAATC TCCTGTCCAAGAACAGCAAGCCCATCCACACCACCATCCTGAACCCACACGTCCACGTGATCGGAGAGGACGCGGCTTGCATCGCCTACATCCGCCTTACCCAGTACATCGATGGGCAGGGCCGGCCTCGCACCAGCCAGTCAGAGGAGACCCGGGTCTGGCACCGCCGGGACGGCAAGTGGCTCAATGTCCACTATCACTGTTCAGGGGCCCCTGCCGCACCGCTGCAGTGA
- the CAMK2G gene encoding calcium/calmodulin-dependent protein kinase type II subunit gamma isoform X6 — protein MTVFLKKGFTTRVDLVTGGELFEDIVAREYYSEADASHCIHQILESVNHIHQHDIVHRDLKPENLLLASKCKGAAVKLADFGLAIEVQGEQQAWFGFAGTPGYLSPEVLRKDPYGKPVDIWACGVILYILLVGYPPFWDEDQHKLYQQIKAGAYDFPSPEWDTVTPEAKNLINQMLTINPAKRITADQALKHPWVCQRSTVASMMHRQETVECLRKFNARRKLKGAILTTMLVSRNFSVGRQSSAPASPAASAAGLAGQAAKSLLNKKSDGGVKEPQTTVVHNATDGIKGSTESCNTTTEDEDLKAAPLRTGNGSSVPEGRSSRDRTAPSAGMQPQPSLCSSAMRKQEIIKITEQLIEAINNGDFEAYTKICDPGLTSFEPEALGNLVEGMDFHKFYFENLLSKNSKPIHTTILNPHVHVIGEDAACIAYIRLTQYIDGQGRPRTSQSEETRVWHRRDGKWLNVHYHCSGAPAAPLQ, from the exons ATGACAGTATTTCTGAAGAAGGGTTTCACTACTCGTGTTGACCT TGTTACCGGTGGGGAGCTGTTTGAAGACATTGTGGCCAGAGAATACTACAGTGAAGCTGATGCCAG CCACTGTATACATCAGATTCTGGAGAGTGTTAACCACATCCACCAGCATGACATTGTCCACCGGGACCTGAAG CCTGAGAACCTCCTGCTGGCGAGTAAATGCAAGGGTGCCGCAGTCAAGCTGGCTGATTTTGGCCTAGCCATCGAAGTACAGGGAGAGCAACAGGCTTGGTTTG GTTTTGCTGGCACCCCAGGTTACTTGTCCCCTGAGGTCTTGAGGAAAGATCCCTATGGAAAACCTGTGGATATCTGGGCCTGCG GGGTCATCCTGTATATCCTCCTGGTGGGCTACCCTCCCTTCTGGGATGAGGATCAGCACAAGCTGTATCAGCAGATCAAGGCTGGAGCCTATGAT TTCCCATCACCAGAGTGGGACACGGTGACTCCTGAAGCCAAGAACTTGATCAACCAGATGCTGACCATTAACCCTGCAAAGCGTATCACAGCTGACCAGGCTCTCAAGCATCCATGGGTCTGT CAACGGTCCACAGTGGCATCTATGATGCATCGTCAAGAGACCGTGGAGTGCCTACGCAAGTTCAATGCCCGGAGAAAACTGAAG GGTGCCATCCTCACGACCATGCTTGTCTCCAGGAACTTTTCAG TTGGCAGGCAGAGCTCCGCCCCCGCCTCGCCTGCCGCGAGCGCCGCCGGCCTGGCCGGGCAAG CTGCCAAAAGCCTATTGAACAAGAAGTCGGACGGCGGTGTCAAG GAGCCACAAACCACAGTGGTCCACAACGCTACAGATGGGATCAAG GGCTCCACAGAGAGCTGCAACACCACCACAGAAGATGAGGACCTCAAAG CTGCCCCGCTCCGCACTGGGAATGGCAGCTCGGTGCCTGAAGGACGGAGCTCCCGGGACAGAACAGCCCCCTCTGCAGGCATGCAGCCCCagccttctctctgctcctcagcCA TGCGAAAACAGGAGATCATTAAGATCACAGAACAACTAATTGAGGCCATCAACAATGGGGACTTTGAGGCCTACAC gAAGATTTGTGATCCAGGCCTCACTTCCTTTGAGCCTGAGGCCCTCGGTAACCTCGTGGAAGGGATGGATTTCCATAAGTTTTACTTTGAGAATC TCCTGTCCAAGAACAGCAAGCCCATCCACACCACCATCCTGAACCCACACGTCCACGTGATCGGAGAGGACGCGGCTTGCATCGCCTACATCCGCCTTACCCAGTACATCGATGGGCAGGGCCGGCCTCGCACCAGCCAGTCAGAGGAGACCCGGGTCTGGCACCGCCGGGACGGCAAGTGGCTCAATGTCCACTATCACTGTTCAGGGGCCCCTGCCGCACCGCTGCAGTGA
- the CAMK2G gene encoding calcium/calmodulin-dependent protein kinase type II subunit gamma isoform X8 yields MTVFLKKGFTTRVDLVTGGELFEDIVAREYYSEADASHCIHQILESVNHIHQHDIVHRDLKPENLLLASKCKGAAVKLADFGLAIEVQGEQQAWFGFAGTPGYLSPEVLRKDPYGKPVDIWACGVILYILLVGYPPFWDEDQHKLYQQIKAGAYDFPSPEWDTVTPEAKNLINQMLTINPAKRITADQALKHPWVCQRSTVASMMHRQETVECLRKFNARRKLKGAILTTMLVSRNFSAAKSLLNKKSDGGVKKRKSSSSVHLMEPQTTVVHNATDGIKGSTESCNTTTEDEDLKAAPLRTGNGSSVPEGRSSRDRTAPSAGMQPQPSLCSSAMRKQEIIKITEQLIEAINNGDFEAYTKICDPGLTSFEPEALGNLVEGMDFHKFYFENLLSKNSKPIHTTILNPHVHVIGEDAACIAYIRLTQYIDGQGRPRTSQSEETRVWHRRDGKWLNVHYHCSGAPAAPLQ; encoded by the exons ATGACAGTATTTCTGAAGAAGGGTTTCACTACTCGTGTTGACCT TGTTACCGGTGGGGAGCTGTTTGAAGACATTGTGGCCAGAGAATACTACAGTGAAGCTGATGCCAG CCACTGTATACATCAGATTCTGGAGAGTGTTAACCACATCCACCAGCATGACATTGTCCACCGGGACCTGAAG CCTGAGAACCTCCTGCTGGCGAGTAAATGCAAGGGTGCCGCAGTCAAGCTGGCTGATTTTGGCCTAGCCATCGAAGTACAGGGAGAGCAACAGGCTTGGTTTG GTTTTGCTGGCACCCCAGGTTACTTGTCCCCTGAGGTCTTGAGGAAAGATCCCTATGGAAAACCTGTGGATATCTGGGCCTGCG GGGTCATCCTGTATATCCTCCTGGTGGGCTACCCTCCCTTCTGGGATGAGGATCAGCACAAGCTGTATCAGCAGATCAAGGCTGGAGCCTATGAT TTCCCATCACCAGAGTGGGACACGGTGACTCCTGAAGCCAAGAACTTGATCAACCAGATGCTGACCATTAACCCTGCAAAGCGTATCACAGCTGACCAGGCTCTCAAGCATCCATGGGTCTGT CAACGGTCCACAGTGGCATCTATGATGCATCGTCAAGAGACCGTGGAGTGCCTACGCAAGTTCAATGCCCGGAGAAAACTGAAG GGTGCCATCCTCACGACCATGCTTGTCTCCAGGAACTTTTCAG CTGCCAAAAGCCTATTGAACAAGAAGTCGGACGGCGGTGTCAAG AAAAGGAAGTCGAGTTCCAGCGTGCACCTAATG GAGCCACAAACCACAGTGGTCCACAACGCTACAGATGGGATCAAG GGCTCCACAGAGAGCTGCAACACCACCACAGAAGATGAGGACCTCAAAG CTGCCCCGCTCCGCACTGGGAATGGCAGCTCGGTGCCTGAAGGACGGAGCTCCCGGGACAGAACAGCCCCCTCTGCAGGCATGCAGCCCCagccttctctctgctcctcagcCA TGCGAAAACAGGAGATCATTAAGATCACAGAACAACTAATTGAGGCCATCAACAATGGGGACTTTGAGGCCTACAC gAAGATTTGTGATCCAGGCCTCACTTCCTTTGAGCCTGAGGCCCTCGGTAACCTCGTGGAAGGGATGGATTTCCATAAGTTTTACTTTGAGAATC TCCTGTCCAAGAACAGCAAGCCCATCCACACCACCATCCTGAACCCACACGTCCACGTGATCGGAGAGGACGCGGCTTGCATCGCCTACATCCGCCTTACCCAGTACATCGATGGGCAGGGCCGGCCTCGCACCAGCCAGTCAGAGGAGACCCGGGTCTGGCACCGCCGGGACGGCAAGTGGCTCAATGTCCACTATCACTGTTCAGGGGCCCCTGCCGCACCGCTGCAGTGA